The Brevundimonas sp. SORGH_AS_0993 genome segment GCCTGGGCGTACAGGGCCGCCACCGTCTGGTCGCCCGCATCCAGTCGCGGGGTCGCCAGGCCGGCGGGAAAGCCCGAACCGCCCGCGCCCGGCGCCTGGGCCTCGATCACGGTCGGCCGGTGGCCCAGGGCGGCCAGGGCCCGCGCCACGGCCGCTCCGGCCACGCCCGCCCCGACCACCGCCACGCGCGGTGCGGGAGACCCAGGCGCTTCGCCAGGCAGCCGCGCCTCCAGCCGTTCACGCTTGCGGCCATGACCGGGGCGTTTGTCCACGACGAAGCCGCGCTCAGCCAAGCCGCGCCGCACCGCGCCGGCGACGGTGAAGGTGGCCAGGCGCGCGCCTGGCGCGGATCGGGCGGCCACGCCGTCCAGCACCTCGGCCGACCACATGCCGGGGTTCAAGGCGGGCGAAAACCCGTCCAGGAACCAGGCGTCCGCCTGTCCCGACCATTGCGCCAGCGCCCAGGCGGCGTCGCCGATCGCCAGGTCCAGAACGGCGTCGAACATCGGCAGGTCGATACGGTGAAAGCCGGGCGCGCCCGCCGGCCAGGCCGCGATCAAAGGGGCGGCCGCATCGGCCAGTTCGGGCCAGGCGTTCAGGGCGCGGGCCGCCTCCTGCGCCGTCAGGGGAAAGCCCTCTATGGAGAAGACGTGCAACCGTCCGCCGGCGGGCCGCGTGCAGCGCCAAAGGTCCAGCAAGGCGACGATGTTCAGGCCCGTGCCGAAGCCCAGCTCCGCGACGGTGAAGCGCGGCCGATCCGCCCAGGCCTCGGGCAGGCCGCAGCCCTGCAGGAAGACGGCGCGGGTCTCCGCCAGGCCGTCGTCGCGCGAGAAATAGACGTCGCCGAACCGGCCTGAACGGGGTTCGTCTTCGTCGGTCCAGGTCAGGCGGGGCGAGGCGTCGTCGGTCGTCATGGGGCGACCTCTAGCATGCGCCCGGCAAAAGGGCCGCCCCTCGAGGGCGGCCCCGCAGATCGTCCGAAAACCGAATTAGTGCGCGGCGGGGGCCGACGGCGCGGCAGGGGCCGTGTTGGACGCCGGAGCCGGCGTGACCGCAGCGGAAGTCGGGACGGCGCCCGCCTCGGGCGCGGTCCCGGCGTCGGGCGCCGTCGCACCCAGGGCGGCGCTGTCCAGCGCACCGGCGTTCTGCGCCGTCTGATCGGCGATCAGGGCGGCCTGGCGGGCGGCCTCCTCGGGCGTCAGGACGGCGTCCTCGGCGGCTCCGGCGGCCTCTACTGCATCGCTGGCGGGCGCGGCGGCATGCTGTTCTTCCTTCTTCTGGCAGGCGGCCAGCGCCAGGACGACGGCGGCTGCGGCGAACAGGACGGGAAGGCGCATGAGAGGTCTCCGAAACGGTCTGCGGACGATACCGCCGCCCGAAAGCGGCGGGCAAGCGGCGCCGGGATCAGTCGCTGGTGATGTTGTTCAGGGTTTCTTCCATCTCGGCGAAGGAGGGCTGGGCCGGCGACGGAATGTCGCCCCGGCCGATCTCGACCGAGATCTGGGCGGCGTTGCCATGCAGGTGGGCGACCAGCACCGACTGGATGATCTTATAATAGGCCGCTTCCTCGTTGATGATGGCGGTCAGGCGCGCGGCGAACGGGCCGACCAGGCCATAGGCCAGGAACACGCCCATGAAGGTGCCGACCAGGGCGCCGCCGATCATGCCGCCCAGAACCTCGGGCGGCTCGGTGATCGATCCCATGGTCTTGATGACCCCCAGCACGGCCGCGACGATGCCAAGAGCCGGCAGGCCGTCGGCCAGGTTCTGCAGGGCGTGGGCGTTTTCCAGATGTTCGTGATGGTGCTTTTCCAGCTGCTTTTCCATCATGTCCTCGACCTGGTGGGGGTCTTCCAGGTTCATGGTCATCATCCGCAGGGTGTCGCAGATGAAATCGACGGCGAAATGGTCCTTCAGCACTTTGGGGTACTTCTGGAAAATGGTCGATTCCTTGGGCTTTTCGATGTGGCTTTCCAGGGCCACGACGCCCTTGGACTTCATGGTCTTGGTCAGCTGGAACAACAGCGACAGCAGGTCCTTGTAGTCCTGCTTCTTCCATTTGGGGCCGGCGAACGCCTTGCCCAGGCCGCCCATCGAGCCCTTGATGACGGGCATGGAGTTGGAGATCAGGAAGGCGGCGATCCCTGCCCCGCCGATGGCCATCAACTCATGCGGCGCGGCGTGCATGATGACTTCGAACTTGCCGCCCGAAATGGCGTAGCTGCCGAAGACGAGGCCGAACAGCAGCACGATGCCGATGATCTGGAACATGGGGGCGGACGATCCTGACGCGAGAGGTCGGGATCATCGCCATTAATCATTAAGACGGTGTTTCCCGAACGCCGTCCTTCGCCGCCTAAAGCCGGGTTTCGCCGCCCAGGATCGCCTGACGCGCCGCCAGGGTGAGCTTGTGATAACCCGTCTTGCCGCCGCGCACATAAAGGGCCGCGCCCGTCCGGGCCGGGTCGAAACCGTCGGCGACCAGGTCCGCCTTGCGATACTTGAACGTCCCCGTGGTTTCGGCCGCCTCGATCAGGCGCACGAACACCGGCTGGGCGTAGGGCGGCAGCTTGGCCTCCACATAGTCGGCGAAGGTTTTGGCGTCGAACTTGCCCTCCAGCACCAGGGCCGCCATCCCCGCCTTGCCGTCCTGGCCCGGCACCGGCACGCCATAGACGATGGCCTCCTCCACGCCCGGCGCCTCGACCAGGATCTGTTCGACCTCGGAGGTGGAGACGTTCTCGCCCTTCCAGCGGAAGGTGTCGCCCATCCGGTCGACGAAGTAGAAATAGCCCTCGCTGTCCTGGCGCATCAGGTCGCCCGTGCGGAACCAGCGGTCGCCGCGCTTGAACACGTCGGTCAGGATTTTCTTCTGCGAGGCGGCCTTGTCGGCATAGCCCGAGAAGTCGTGGCGAATGTCGTTTCCGATCAGACCGATGGCCTCCCCGACTTCGCCGACCTTCACCGGCCGGCACAGACCTTCAGGGCCGCGCACCGGCTGTTCGGTGTCGACGTCGAACTGGACCAGGCGGATGTTGATCTGCGTCTTCAGATAGCCGGGGACCCGGCCGATGGCGCCCTGTTTGCCGTCGAAGTTGAACAGAGAAACATTGCCCTCGGTGGAACCATAGAACTCCAGCACCTCCGGGATGTCGAACCGGCTCTGGAAGTCGGGCCAGACGTCGGCGCGCAGGCCGTTGCCGAAGGCCAGACGCAGCTTGTGCTTCTTCTCGTCCTCCTGCGGCGGGCAGTTGACCAGATAGCGGCACAGCTCGCCGATATAGACGAACATGGTCGCGCCCGACGACCGCACGTCGGGCCAGAAGTTGGTGGCCGAGAATTTCTTGCGCAGCACCAGCCGTGCGCCGTTCAGCAGGGCCGCCCCCACGCCGACCAGGCCGCCGGTCGAATGATACAGCGGCAGAACGTTGAAGATCCGGTCCTGGGGCGTAGAGCGGGTGGCGCCCGCAAAGGCGCGCATATAGGTCCGCGCCCGCGAGTGGGGGATGCGCGCCGCCTTGGGCAGGCCCGTCGTCCCGGAGGTATAGATGTATAGGGCGGTGTCGCGGTTGGTCAGGCCCTCGCGCGCCGTGCGGCCGGGCCGCACCGAGGAGGCGCCGCGCACCGGCTTGTCGATGCCGCGCCGGTCGCTGGTCTCCATCTCTTCCGGCAGGGCCAGGACCCACAGCATCAGATTGTGGGCGACCAGGGGCCGCGCCTCCTCGATCTGGCGCCAGCAGTCCTGGTCGGCGACCACCTGGAAAGCGTTGGAGATGGTCAGGCAGTGCGCCAGACCCTGACCGTTCAGATTGGTGTTGATCAGGGCGGTCGGCACGCCGACCTTCGAAAAGCCGATCCACGCCGCCAGGTATTCGATCCGGTTGGTCATCATCAGGGCGATGGTGTCGCTGCGCCGCAGGCCCCGGCTCTTGGCCCAGTTGCCGAAGCGGTTGGCCATCGCGTCCAGCTCGCGATAGGTCAGCTTGCGGGTTTCGTCCTCGACGGCGATGTTGTTCGGGAACTTGTCGACCGCCTCTTCGAAGTCGTCGCAAAGCAGGACGTCGCTGTCCAGCTTGATCGGCTTGATGCGTTTGAGCAGGCGGAACAGGCCGCGAGCGAACCGGATGTCCCGACGGATATTCGCTACAAAGCCCATGCGCGCCGCAACTCCGAGTCTAAAGCCTGTGTCATCTTCGGTGATGACGAATGGGGGCCTCCGGGTCAATCGCGCGACTGTCTCGCCCGTCGTTTGGCCCGCGGGTTCGGCCTCCCTGCCTGCCTCGTTTGTCGCGTTGACGCGGCGGAAATCCAGAGCCCCGCCTGCTAATTATCGCCGCAAACCTGCAGCTCCGCCCCGAAATCGCCGCGAGGTCCGACACATTCCGGCGACAAGGGTGTTTCTTCGGGGCATTTGCGCCGCTGGCGGAACGCGCTCCTCGACGACGGGTTGGTGGACCGACGTTATGGAGGACGAACCATGTCGATGACCTACACCAACGCCGAAGCCGAAGCCCGCACCCAAGGCCGGGCGGAGCCGGCGGCCTTCGTACCCCGCTACGCCCGCCACACCCGGTCGAAGAAGGCCGTGAAGACCTGGATGATCCTGGCGCCCCTCGGCGCAATCGTCCTGCTGGGCAGCGGCGTCGCCATGATGCTCAACAGCGACGACCAGGCCGCGCCTGCGCCGATGGACGCCGCCCCGGCCATGCAGACCGCTCCTGCGGCGATCGACGCCACCCAGACGCCGGCCGCACCTGCGGCCATGACGCCGACCGCCAGC includes the following:
- the mnmC gene encoding FAD-dependent 5-carboxymethylaminomethyl-2-thiouridine(34) oxidoreductase MnmC, which encodes MTTDDASPRLTWTDEDEPRSGRFGDVYFSRDDGLAETRAVFLQGCGLPEAWADRPRFTVAELGFGTGLNIVALLDLWRCTRPAGGRLHVFSIEGFPLTAQEAARALNAWPELADAAAPLIAAWPAGAPGFHRIDLPMFDAVLDLAIGDAAWALAQWSGQADAWFLDGFSPALNPGMWSAEVLDGVAARSAPGARLATFTVAGAVRRGLAERGFVVDKRPGHGRKRERLEARLPGEAPGSPAPRVAVVGAGVAGAAVARALAALGHRPTVIEAQAPGAGGSGFPAGLATPRLDAGDQTVAALYAQALERARDLYDRTPGAVLSQGVLQLVQQPRDEGRFAKIAAQPIWPDGAMAAVDAATAGAWLGEPVSEGGLMMRDARVVRPAAVLGAWLDGVEILNGEAAALQRAGDLWRLIDPDGGVLIEVEAVVVTAGWGAAALLGDRLALSPVRGQADWVAGQTAPAVAWGGYAAPTADGVLFGATHKRGDVDLTPRDEESVANLATLAARLPRLAARAQAGETQRRVAVRAATPDRLPVAGRLEDGLYVLGGLGSRGFCVAPLLADHVAALILGRPSPVPAALAARVAPKSLESA
- the motA gene encoding flagellar motor stator protein MotA, which codes for MFQIIGIVLLFGLVFGSYAISGGKFEVIMHAAPHELMAIGGAGIAAFLISNSMPVIKGSMGGLGKAFAGPKWKKQDYKDLLSLLFQLTKTMKSKGVVALESHIEKPKESTIFQKYPKVLKDHFAVDFICDTLRMMTMNLEDPHQVEDMMEKQLEKHHHEHLENAHALQNLADGLPALGIVAAVLGVIKTMGSITEPPEVLGGMIGGALVGTFMGVFLAYGLVGPFAARLTAIINEEAAYYKIIQSVLVAHLHGNAAQISVEIGRGDIPSPAQPSFAEMEETLNNITSD
- a CDS encoding long-chain-acyl-CoA synthetase, which encodes MGFVANIRRDIRFARGLFRLLKRIKPIKLDSDVLLCDDFEEAVDKFPNNIAVEDETRKLTYRELDAMANRFGNWAKSRGLRRSDTIALMMTNRIEYLAAWIGFSKVGVPTALINTNLNGQGLAHCLTISNAFQVVADQDCWRQIEEARPLVAHNLMLWVLALPEEMETSDRRGIDKPVRGASSVRPGRTAREGLTNRDTALYIYTSGTTGLPKAARIPHSRARTYMRAFAGATRSTPQDRIFNVLPLYHSTGGLVGVGAALLNGARLVLRKKFSATNFWPDVRSSGATMFVYIGELCRYLVNCPPQEDEKKHKLRLAFGNGLRADVWPDFQSRFDIPEVLEFYGSTEGNVSLFNFDGKQGAIGRVPGYLKTQINIRLVQFDVDTEQPVRGPEGLCRPVKVGEVGEAIGLIGNDIRHDFSGYADKAASQKKILTDVFKRGDRWFRTGDLMRQDSEGYFYFVDRMGDTFRWKGENVSTSEVEQILVEAPGVEEAIVYGVPVPGQDGKAGMAALVLEGKFDAKTFADYVEAKLPPYAQPVFVRLIEAAETTGTFKYRKADLVADGFDPARTGAALYVRGGKTGYHKLTLAARQAILGGETRL